One part of the Arthrobacter sp. EM1 genome encodes these proteins:
- a CDS encoding ABC transporter permease: MFLAIRDIRFAKGRFALMGGVVALITLLLVMLSGLTAGLGDQSTSAIDKLGATNGGGVDAKAVDSIVFGAPGTNEPKASFTESEVTAAQLDSWRNRAGVRNAEAVGISQTRFQAVAADTGAGTGTTNVAVFGVSPDARLAPSRVTADTVVIGKTVAKALSMTIGDRASVGGIELTVSAVVEDQWYSHTSVVWTALPAWSKLAHLSDPEQLGTVAAVTYNDGASVDEAAANAAARTVSATRTGSFQALGSYKSENGSLLLMQAFLYGISALVIVAFLTVWTVQRTRDIAVLKAMGGSSAYILRDAITQAAVVLLAGAGLGGGIGILGGFFAAQAAPFLVNPATTLLPILGIIALGLAGAALAVRRVTKVDALIALGGN, translated from the coding sequence GTGTTTCTTGCCATCCGCGATATCCGCTTCGCCAAGGGCAGGTTTGCCCTGATGGGCGGCGTCGTTGCCCTGATCACCCTGCTGCTCGTTATGCTCTCGGGACTCACAGCCGGGCTGGGCGACCAGTCGACGTCGGCCATTGACAAACTCGGCGCCACCAACGGCGGGGGAGTCGACGCCAAGGCAGTGGACAGCATCGTCTTTGGCGCCCCGGGCACCAACGAGCCCAAGGCCTCCTTCACCGAAAGCGAAGTCACCGCCGCCCAGCTCGACAGCTGGAGAAACCGGGCCGGCGTCCGGAACGCGGAGGCAGTGGGCATCAGCCAGACCCGGTTCCAGGCCGTGGCCGCGGATACCGGGGCGGGTACCGGCACCACCAACGTCGCAGTCTTCGGTGTCTCGCCGGACGCCCGGCTGGCGCCGTCCCGGGTCACCGCGGACACCGTGGTGATCGGCAAAACCGTCGCCAAAGCCCTTTCCATGACAATCGGGGACAGGGCCAGCGTCGGGGGAATCGAACTGACCGTCAGTGCAGTGGTCGAGGACCAGTGGTACTCGCACACCAGCGTCGTCTGGACAGCGCTTCCCGCCTGGTCGAAGCTGGCCCACCTGAGCGACCCGGAGCAGCTCGGAACCGTCGCCGCCGTCACCTACAACGACGGCGCCTCCGTTGACGAGGCAGCCGCGAACGCAGCAGCCCGCACCGTAAGTGCGACACGCACCGGATCCTTCCAGGCACTGGGGTCCTACAAGAGCGAGAACGGCTCCCTGCTTCTGATGCAGGCGTTCCTCTACGGCATCTCCGCCCTGGTCATCGTGGCCTTCCTGACCGTATGGACCGTCCAGCGGACCCGCGACATCGCCGTGCTGAAGGCGATGGGCGGATCAAGTGCCTACATCCTGCGTGACGCCATCACCCAGGCCGCTGTCGTGCTGCTGGCCGGGGCCGGACTCGGCGGCGGGATCGGCATCCTCGGCGGCTTCTTCGCCGCCCAGGCAGCCCCCTTCCTGGTCAACCCCGCAACAACACTCCTGCCCATCCTTGGAATCATCGCCCTCGGCCTTGCCGGAGCGGCGCTGGCGGTCCGCCGCGTCACCAAGGTCGACGCCCTCATCGCCCTCGGCGGGAACTAA
- a CDS encoding sensor histidine kinase: MPATEPLHARNGTGLSRPGDPLRGLDAAPSVAILRVLRVTLHVGFAALLGVAVLRLLVSNERDPGRYALAGTALVLAGVYLTGTMMEKRFAAGSTERDPRRYGVLWLGIVTALWALLLAGSSDFAWLAFPLFFLHLHLLPRPVALPMIALMTIAVIAAQWGASGLPAPQLAVVLGPLFGAAFSVVTGLAYRALYREAENQRRAADELRRTRAELAATQHDAGVLAERERLAREIHDTLAQGLSSIVLVARAAEKSLAAGDTATAAARFALVQQTASENLAEARNFVRGLSSPHLQETSLVETLRRLCDTTETSSAAGGVGLRCRFELDGTPAELPQPYRVTLLRAAQASLANVRDHAKAGNAVVTVAFLGSEVTMDIYDDGIGFDPAGLAARMNERTDGSGFGIRSLQERVTALNGSLEIESAPGEGTVVAIRLPLDDAPEREQQ, encoded by the coding sequence ATGCCTGCCACGGAACCACTCCACGCCCGGAACGGGACCGGTCTTAGCCGACCCGGCGACCCGCTTCGCGGACTGGACGCTGCGCCCTCCGTTGCGATCCTGCGCGTACTGAGGGTCACCCTGCACGTCGGCTTCGCCGCCCTGCTCGGAGTGGCTGTCCTGAGGCTCCTGGTGTCCAATGAGAGGGACCCCGGGCGGTATGCCTTGGCCGGGACAGCGCTTGTTCTGGCCGGGGTTTACCTCACCGGCACCATGATGGAAAAGCGCTTCGCCGCCGGCAGCACAGAGCGCGATCCGCGCCGCTACGGTGTCCTGTGGCTGGGAATCGTCACCGCTTTGTGGGCCCTCCTGCTGGCCGGAAGTTCCGACTTCGCATGGCTGGCTTTCCCGCTCTTCTTCCTGCATTTGCACCTGTTGCCGCGACCGGTGGCGCTGCCGATGATCGCGCTGATGACGATCGCGGTGATTGCGGCCCAGTGGGGGGCCAGCGGACTTCCCGCCCCGCAGCTCGCCGTGGTCCTTGGTCCGCTGTTTGGCGCGGCGTTTTCGGTCGTGACCGGGCTGGCCTACCGTGCCCTGTACCGCGAAGCCGAGAACCAGCGCCGTGCAGCCGATGAACTCCGCCGGACCCGTGCGGAGCTGGCAGCAACCCAGCACGACGCCGGTGTCCTGGCCGAACGCGAGCGGCTGGCCCGGGAAATCCACGACACCCTTGCCCAGGGGCTCTCCAGCATTGTGCTGGTGGCCCGCGCGGCCGAAAAGTCGCTCGCCGCCGGGGACACGGCCACCGCGGCGGCACGTTTCGCGCTGGTGCAGCAGACAGCCTCGGAGAACCTCGCCGAAGCCCGGAACTTCGTCCGCGGACTATCGTCCCCTCATCTGCAGGAAACCTCCCTTGTGGAAACCCTTCGCAGGCTCTGCGACACCACGGAGACCAGCTCCGCGGCCGGGGGCGTTGGGCTGCGGTGCCGGTTCGAGCTCGACGGGACCCCCGCGGAGCTGCCGCAGCCGTACCGGGTGACCCTGCTCCGGGCAGCCCAGGCCAGCCTCGCCAACGTCAGGGACCACGCGAAAGCGGGCAACGCAGTTGTGACCGTCGCGTTTCTGGGCAGTGAAGTCACCATGGACATCTACGACGACGGCATCGGCTTCGACCCCGCCGGGTTGGCTGCCCGGATGAACGAACGGACGGATGGAAGCGGTTTCGGAATCCGGTCACTTCAGGAAAGGGTCACGGCGCTCAACGGCTCGCTCGAGATCGAATCAGCCCCCGGGGAGGGTACGGTGGTGGCCATCCGGCTGCCACTGGACGACGCCCCGGAGAGGGAACAACAATGA
- a CDS encoding response regulator transcription factor has protein sequence MNEIRILLVDDHPVVRAGLRAMLTEFEGISVAAEAADGDAALKELKRLKTLGDRVDVVLMDLQMGAGMDGVTATSQIKLLEAAPPVLILTTYDTDADILAAVEAGASGYMLKDAPPEQIRQAVLAAAAGQTALAPKIAALLMNRISNPTAVLTQREVQLLELLATGLSNRAIAKQSFISEATVKTHLVHIYGKLGVDNRTAAIAAATRRRIIRAPGQQG, from the coding sequence ATGAACGAGATCCGCATCCTGCTGGTCGATGACCACCCCGTTGTCAGGGCGGGGCTGCGGGCCATGCTCACCGAATTCGAGGGCATCTCGGTGGCAGCCGAAGCAGCCGACGGCGACGCAGCGCTCAAGGAACTCAAACGGTTGAAAACCCTGGGCGACCGCGTGGATGTTGTGCTGATGGACCTGCAAATGGGCGCAGGCATGGACGGAGTCACAGCGACCTCGCAGATCAAGCTGCTGGAGGCCGCCCCGCCGGTCCTGATCCTGACCACGTACGACACGGATGCGGACATCCTGGCCGCCGTCGAGGCGGGGGCCAGCGGCTACATGCTCAAGGATGCACCGCCAGAACAGATCCGGCAGGCCGTGCTGGCTGCCGCCGCCGGACAGACTGCCCTGGCTCCCAAAATAGCGGCCCTGCTGATGAACCGGATCAGCAATCCCACAGCTGTCCTCACGCAGCGGGAGGTCCAACTGCTGGAATTGCTGGCGACCGGGCTCAGCAACCGCGCTATCGCGAAACAGAGCTTCATCTCGGAGGCAACCGTAAAGACGCACCTGGTGCACATCTACGGCAAACTGGGTGTGGACAACCGCACCGCAGCCATCGCGGCAGCAACCCGGCGCCGAATCATCCGGGCCCCCGGCCAGCAAGGATAG
- a CDS encoding Lrp/AsnC family transcriptional regulator, with translation MELSEDDLALINVLQIAPRLSWADAADVLGVHATTLAARWERLRTAGVSWITAHLIGDPHQMCLAFVAVDCEMHRRREVTAELAGMPEIITVEEAASNRDLMLTVITSSLDDFSTKVVSRLKEIDGLIKYQTALCTRLHASGGTWRLNVLSRAQQAAVKAMAGPDAPGVVRAAARDDLPASHLALLPYLAKDGRATAADIARGLGRHPATVQRQLNRVLASGILSFRCEVAQRFSAFPVTCQWFVNVPAGRHEEAAAELKTMRNVRLSASTTGPTNFVIIMWLQSLADVMSIELVLQQKVPGIVLVESVVMLRTVKRVGWMLNPDSRASGAVVVPAEGIGAAG, from the coding sequence ATGGAACTCAGCGAGGATGACCTTGCGCTGATCAACGTCCTGCAGATAGCGCCGCGCCTGAGCTGGGCGGATGCGGCGGACGTGCTGGGGGTCCACGCCACCACCCTCGCCGCCCGCTGGGAACGGCTGCGGACCGCCGGCGTCTCCTGGATCACGGCCCACCTGATCGGCGACCCCCACCAGATGTGCCTGGCGTTCGTCGCAGTGGATTGCGAAATGCACCGGCGCCGGGAAGTCACCGCCGAACTCGCCGGGATGCCGGAGATCATCACGGTGGAGGAGGCCGCCAGCAACCGGGACCTCATGCTGACCGTGATCACCTCCTCGCTGGATGACTTCAGCACCAAGGTGGTTTCGCGCTTGAAGGAGATCGACGGTCTGATCAAGTACCAGACCGCACTGTGCACCAGGCTGCACGCCAGCGGCGGCACCTGGCGGCTGAATGTTCTGAGCCGGGCCCAGCAGGCCGCTGTTAAGGCGATGGCCGGCCCGGATGCCCCCGGTGTCGTCCGGGCCGCCGCCAGGGACGATTTGCCGGCCAGCCACCTGGCGCTGCTGCCTTACCTGGCCAAGGACGGGCGGGCGACGGCGGCGGACATTGCCCGAGGGCTGGGCAGGCACCCCGCCACCGTGCAGCGACAGCTGAACCGGGTGCTCGCCAGCGGGATCCTGTCGTTCCGCTGCGAGGTCGCCCAGCGCTTCTCGGCGTTCCCTGTGACCTGCCAGTGGTTCGTCAATGTCCCGGCCGGGCGGCATGAGGAAGCGGCCGCTGAGTTGAAGACGATGCGGAACGTGCGGCTCAGCGCGTCCACCACTGGTCCGACCAACTTTGTGATCATTATGTGGCTGCAGTCCCTGGCGGACGTTATGAGCATCGAGTTGGTCCTGCAGCAAAAAGTGCCCGGGATCGTGCTCGTCGAAAGCGTGGTCATGCTGCGCACCGTGAAGCGCGTGGGCTGGATGCTGAACCCGGATTCCCGGGCGAGCGGCGCCGTCGTCGTTCCTGCCGAGGGGATCGGCGCGGCCGGCTGA
- a CDS encoding M20 family metallopeptidase, with protein MPITADAREMQADLARFRHELHREPEIGLTLPRTQEKVLQALDGLGYEITLGRDTTSVTAVLRGQAPGADTRPAVLLRADMDGLPVQEKTGVDFTSRIDGAMHACGHDLHTAMLTGAATLLAERRHRLAGDVVLMFQPGEEGFDGASHMIREGVLDAAGRRVDAAYGMHVFSALERYGTFCTKPGVMLSSSDGLTVTVLGAGGHGSAPHSAKDPVTAAAEMVTALQVMVTRQFNMFDPVVLSVGVLQAGTKRNIIPETARIEATIRTFSEESRQKMMEAVPRLLKGIAAAHGLDVDVDYQQEYPLTITDEDETRTAETVIEGLFGDSRLARWATPLSGSEDFSRVLAEVPGTFIGLSAVPRDADHATAAFNHSPYATFDDGVLADGAALYAELAVSRLAALAAAGLPGAGDTAAASTLS; from the coding sequence GTGCCGATCACCGCAGACGCCCGCGAAATGCAGGCGGATCTTGCCCGCTTCCGCCACGAGCTGCACCGGGAGCCGGAAATCGGGCTGACGCTGCCCCGCACCCAGGAGAAGGTGCTCCAGGCCCTCGACGGGCTCGGCTATGAGATCACGCTCGGCCGGGACACGACGTCCGTCACCGCGGTCCTGCGCGGACAGGCTCCCGGCGCGGACACCCGCCCGGCCGTGCTCCTTCGCGCGGACATGGACGGCCTGCCGGTGCAGGAAAAAACCGGCGTGGACTTCACCTCCAGGATCGACGGCGCCATGCACGCCTGCGGCCACGACCTGCACACCGCCATGCTCACCGGCGCCGCGACCCTCTTGGCCGAACGCCGGCACCGGCTGGCCGGCGACGTCGTGCTGATGTTCCAGCCCGGCGAGGAAGGCTTCGACGGCGCCAGCCACATGATCCGGGAAGGCGTCCTTGACGCCGCGGGCCGACGGGTGGACGCGGCCTACGGCATGCACGTCTTTTCCGCCCTGGAACGGTACGGCACGTTCTGCACCAAGCCCGGCGTGATGCTCAGCTCCTCGGACGGCCTGACGGTCACCGTGCTCGGGGCCGGCGGCCACGGCTCGGCCCCGCACTCGGCCAAGGACCCGGTCACCGCGGCCGCCGAAATGGTCACTGCCCTCCAGGTCATGGTCACCCGCCAGTTCAACATGTTCGATCCCGTGGTCCTGTCGGTGGGCGTGCTGCAGGCCGGCACCAAGCGCAACATCATCCCGGAAACCGCCCGCATCGAGGCCACCATCCGGACCTTCTCCGAGGAATCCCGGCAGAAGATGATGGAGGCCGTGCCGCGCCTGCTCAAGGGCATCGCGGCGGCGCACGGGCTCGACGTGGACGTCGACTACCAGCAGGAGTACCCGCTCACCATCACCGACGAGGACGAGACCCGCACCGCGGAGACCGTCATTGAGGGCTTGTTCGGCGATTCCAGGCTCGCCCGCTGGGCCACCCCGCTGAGCGGCTCCGAGGACTTCTCGAGGGTCCTCGCCGAGGTCCCCGGCACGTTCATCGGGCTGAGCGCCGTTCCCCGCGACGCCGACCACGCCACCGCCGCGTTCAACCACTCCCCGTACGCCACGTTCGACGACGGCGTGCTGGCCGACGGGGCCGCGCTCTACGCGGAACTCGCCGTTAGCCGGCTCGCCGCGCTGGCAGCAGCCGGCCTTCCCGGCGCGGGCGACACCGCCGCCGCCTCCACCCTTTCCTAA
- a CDS encoding MFS transporter encodes MTATTSVPTAPRTSTRKTIIGTGIGNAVEWYDWAIYATFTPFIASQLFSKADPASAVLSTLAIFAVGFVARPFGGFLFGWIGDRIGRKASMTLAVGLASVGSLMIAVAPTFATVGAWASFMLLVARLVQGLAHGGELPSSQTYLSEMAPKEHRGFWATLIYTSGTVGILLGTLLGAVLNMVMSTEVMNAWGWRIPFLVGAAMGLYALIMRSRLPETDVFAGEALAEKRAPIWPQIVRHRKQALQVIGLTVGLTVIYYIWGVVAPSYATTALKIDRGEALWAGVIGNIVFIAALPFWGKLSDRIGRKKVLWAGAIGAGIMHFPMTALLKDSAWQLAVSMSVMLIFIAASAAIVPAVYAELFPTSIRTVGVGVPYSICVALFGGTAPYLQQWLGTSLQMPQLFNIYALVLLAISAAFVFTIPETKGKDLTA; translated from the coding sequence ATGACCGCCACCACGTCCGTGCCCACGGCACCCCGGACCTCCACCCGCAAAACGATCATCGGCACCGGCATCGGCAACGCCGTCGAATGGTACGACTGGGCCATCTACGCCACGTTCACGCCGTTCATCGCCAGCCAGCTCTTCAGCAAGGCCGATCCCGCCTCGGCCGTGCTGTCCACGCTGGCGATTTTCGCCGTCGGCTTCGTGGCGCGCCCTTTCGGCGGATTCCTGTTCGGCTGGATCGGTGACCGGATCGGCCGCAAGGCGTCCATGACCCTCGCAGTCGGCCTCGCCTCGGTGGGCAGCTTGATGATCGCCGTCGCGCCGACCTTCGCCACCGTCGGCGCGTGGGCGTCCTTTATGCTCCTGGTCGCGCGCCTCGTGCAGGGCCTGGCGCACGGCGGCGAGCTGCCATCGTCGCAGACCTACCTGTCGGAGATGGCGCCGAAGGAACACCGCGGCTTCTGGGCCACCCTGATTTACACCTCCGGCACAGTCGGGATTCTGCTCGGTACGCTGCTCGGCGCCGTGCTGAACATGGTCATGAGCACGGAAGTGATGAACGCCTGGGGCTGGCGGATTCCGTTCCTGGTCGGCGCGGCCATGGGCCTGTACGCGCTGATCATGCGGTCCCGGCTGCCCGAGACGGACGTCTTCGCCGGTGAAGCCCTGGCGGAGAAGCGCGCGCCGATCTGGCCGCAGATCGTCCGGCACCGCAAGCAGGCGCTGCAGGTCATCGGCCTGACGGTCGGCCTGACCGTGATCTACTACATCTGGGGTGTCGTCGCCCCCAGCTACGCCACCACGGCGCTGAAGATCGACCGCGGCGAAGCGCTCTGGGCCGGCGTGATCGGCAACATCGTCTTCATCGCCGCGCTGCCGTTCTGGGGCAAGCTCTCGGACCGGATCGGCCGGAAAAAGGTGCTGTGGGCCGGCGCGATCGGCGCAGGCATCATGCACTTTCCGATGACCGCCCTCCTCAAGGATTCGGCCTGGCAGCTGGCCGTAAGCATGTCGGTGATGCTGATCTTCATCGCCGCGAGCGCGGCAATCGTCCCCGCCGTCTACGCGGAGCTGTTCCCCACCAGCATCCGCACGGTCGGCGTCGGCGTCCCGTACTCGATCTGTGTGGCCCTGTTCGGCGGCACCGCGCCGTACCTTCAGCAGTGGCTGGGCACGAGCTTGCAGATGCCGCAGCTGTTCAACATCTACGCCCTGGTGCTGCTGGCCATCTCCGCCGCCTTCGTCTTCACCATCCCGGAAACCAAGGGCAAGGACCTCACCGCCTGA
- a CDS encoding MFS transporter, translated as MGSVTVPKSSQDSAAGGDDAADRRALLVDAEIDDVPAAEPTRVGSRRTLAYLGVCLVLIGLNLRTVFSSFSAVLPEVTADAGLPGWAVVVLTTVPVTLLGVFAPLAPVLARRFGAERVLLGAMAVLTAGLLLRPLEAGGTGHLPALLAGTAACGAAISLCNVLLPGLVKRDFPHRLGLMGGLYTTAICASAALGAGFTYPVFSATGEWTAALRFWALPAGVVLLLFLPLAIRQRHGRHQSAHGGVNVWRSAVAWQVTLFMVLQAMMSFSVFAWLAPILRERGVDGGTAGVIVSVSIVLQMLGSLFAPALATRFRDQRAINTVVALMTGCGFALSIFGPLELIWLWTGLLGLGQGSLTAVALTMIMVRTRDGHTAAHLSGMMQGVGYGVGSTGTLMVGQLHQATGSFAAAGVLFLAVGSLAAVFGYRAGRDRFIGG; from the coding sequence ATGGGGTCCGTGACCGTCCCGAAAAGCTCCCAGGATTCCGCCGCCGGCGGCGACGATGCCGCCGACCGCCGGGCCCTGCTCGTGGACGCCGAAATCGATGACGTTCCCGCGGCGGAGCCCACCCGGGTCGGCAGCCGCCGCACCCTGGCCTATCTGGGCGTGTGCCTGGTCCTGATCGGGCTGAACCTCCGGACCGTCTTCTCCAGCTTCTCCGCGGTGCTTCCCGAGGTGACGGCCGACGCCGGACTGCCGGGCTGGGCCGTCGTCGTCCTTACCACCGTGCCTGTGACGCTGCTGGGCGTGTTCGCGCCGCTCGCTCCGGTCCTGGCCCGCCGCTTCGGGGCCGAGCGGGTGTTGCTCGGCGCCATGGCGGTGCTCACTGCCGGGCTGCTGCTGCGGCCGCTGGAGGCCGGGGGCACCGGGCACCTGCCTGCCTTGCTGGCCGGAACGGCGGCCTGCGGTGCCGCGATCTCGCTGTGCAATGTGCTGCTGCCCGGCTTGGTAAAACGTGACTTCCCGCACCGGCTCGGCCTGATGGGCGGGCTCTACACCACCGCGATCTGCGCCTCCGCTGCCCTTGGCGCAGGGTTCACCTACCCGGTCTTCAGCGCGACGGGCGAATGGACCGCGGCGCTGCGGTTCTGGGCGCTGCCCGCCGGCGTTGTTCTTCTGCTGTTTCTGCCGCTGGCCATCAGGCAGCGTCACGGCCGGCACCAGAGCGCGCACGGCGGCGTGAATGTGTGGCGCTCGGCGGTGGCATGGCAGGTGACCCTCTTTATGGTCCTCCAAGCCATGATGTCCTTCAGCGTTTTCGCCTGGCTGGCCCCTATCCTGCGCGAACGAGGGGTGGACGGCGGCACGGCCGGGGTGATCGTCTCCGTGTCGATCGTGTTGCAGATGCTGGGGTCCCTGTTCGCCCCGGCGCTCGCCACCAGGTTCCGGGACCAGCGCGCGATCAACACCGTCGTGGCGCTGATGACCGGTTGCGGCTTCGCGCTGAGCATTTTCGGCCCGCTTGAACTGATCTGGCTGTGGACCGGGCTGTTGGGCCTGGGCCAGGGCAGCCTGACCGCCGTCGCGCTGACCATGATCATGGTCCGCACCCGGGACGGGCACACCGCAGCGCACCTGTCCGGCATGATGCAGGGTGTGGGCTACGGGGTGGGTTCCACCGGCACCCTGATGGTCGGCCAACTGCACCAGGCCACGGGGTCCTTCGCTGCCGCCGGTGTGCTCTTCCTCGCCGTCGGCTCGCTGGCCGCGGTATTCGGCTACCGTGCCGGGCGGGACCGCTTCATCGGCGGCTGA
- the trmB gene encoding tRNA (guanosine(46)-N7)-methyltransferase TrmB, whose translation MSESPESPEVPQPSRPITPGSQASFGTYGGRPVSFVRRGTRLQGRRQAAWEEHSDRWAIDVPRHIANTSVHPDYVFDAETEFGRTAPLIVEIGSGLGDAVCHAAEENPDTDFLAVEVYTPGLANTLVKINSRGLRNVRVVEANAPEVLATMLPAGSVTELWVFFPDPWHKSRHHKRRLIQPAFAQLAARSLKPGGLWRIATDWSNYAVHVREVLADSPDFENLHDGERSGAQSPLTQVWQSGVEALVGGAPVKEGRAPVSTEHTGPNEGTDDAGGWAPRFEGRILTSFENKAHEAGRLIFDLSYRRR comes from the coding sequence ATGAGTGAATCCCCAGAATCCCCCGAAGTGCCGCAGCCATCGCGCCCAATAACCCCCGGCAGCCAAGCCTCCTTCGGCACGTATGGCGGGCGCCCGGTCAGTTTTGTGCGCCGCGGCACCCGCCTGCAGGGCCGCCGGCAGGCGGCCTGGGAGGAACATTCCGACCGGTGGGCGATCGATGTCCCCCGGCACATCGCCAACACCTCCGTGCACCCGGACTACGTCTTCGACGCCGAAACCGAATTTGGCCGCACAGCCCCGCTGATCGTGGAGATCGGCTCCGGCCTGGGCGACGCCGTCTGCCATGCCGCCGAGGAGAACCCGGACACGGACTTCCTCGCCGTTGAGGTCTACACCCCGGGCCTGGCCAACACGCTGGTCAAGATCAACAGCCGCGGCCTGCGCAATGTCCGAGTGGTGGAGGCTAATGCCCCCGAGGTACTGGCCACCATGCTGCCGGCCGGTTCCGTGACGGAGCTGTGGGTCTTCTTCCCGGACCCCTGGCACAAGTCCCGGCACCACAAGCGCCGCCTCATCCAGCCGGCCTTCGCTCAGCTGGCAGCACGGTCCCTCAAACCCGGCGGCCTCTGGCGGATTGCGACGGACTGGTCCAACTACGCCGTGCACGTCCGCGAGGTCCTGGCTGACTCCCCCGACTTTGAGAACCTGCACGACGGCGAGCGCAGCGGGGCGCAGAGCCCGCTCACGCAGGTATGGCAGTCCGGTGTCGAAGCCCTTGTGGGCGGGGCGCCGGTCAAGGAGGGCCGGGCACCTGTCAGCACCGAGCACACCGGCCCCAACGAGGGCACCGACGACGCAGGCGGCTGGGCCCCGCGCTTCGAGGGCCGGATCCTGACGAGTTTCGAGAACAAGGCCCATGAAGCGGGCCGGCTCATCTTCGACCTCAGCTACCGGCGCCGCTAG
- a CDS encoding DUF1206 domain-containing protein, protein MAENITNSRALELVARAGFAVSGILHLLIGVVSIRLAMGGEGEADVSGAVEQLGSQPAGPLLLWSSFAACVALAIWQTSDAIFDFEHLQAKKKVGKKLKAALQAVVYAGLAVTLLSFASGAGKDHSTSTSDLTVTVIQAPGGYLLLIAVGAGIGVAGIVYAIRGFRQSFLKHLRLPAPRQARTAVTILGVVGYAAKGIALLLVGLLVTIATVKAHPEESTGLDGGLKALRDQPFGVYMLAAVGAGLICYGIFMMVRAKLAKM, encoded by the coding sequence GTGGCGGAGAACATCACCAACTCCCGTGCGCTGGAACTGGTGGCCCGTGCCGGTTTTGCCGTGAGCGGCATCCTGCACCTCCTCATCGGCGTCGTTTCGATCCGGCTCGCCATGGGTGGTGAGGGCGAGGCTGACGTCAGCGGAGCCGTCGAACAGCTCGGCAGCCAGCCGGCCGGCCCGTTGCTGCTGTGGAGCTCCTTCGCCGCCTGCGTGGCCCTGGCAATCTGGCAAACCAGTGATGCCATCTTCGACTTTGAGCACCTGCAGGCGAAGAAAAAGGTGGGGAAGAAGCTCAAAGCAGCCCTCCAGGCCGTTGTCTACGCCGGACTCGCCGTCACGCTGTTGTCCTTCGCCAGCGGCGCAGGCAAGGACCACAGCACGTCCACGAGCGATCTCACGGTGACCGTTATCCAAGCCCCCGGAGGCTATCTGCTGCTGATCGCCGTCGGCGCAGGGATCGGAGTCGCCGGAATTGTCTATGCCATCCGCGGCTTCCGGCAGTCCTTCCTCAAGCACCTCCGCCTCCCGGCCCCGCGGCAGGCAAGGACGGCGGTGACCATCCTCGGCGTCGTCGGCTACGCAGCGAAAGGCATCGCCTTGCTGCTGGTGGGCCTGCTGGTAACCATTGCCACCGTGAAGGCCCACCCAGAGGAGTCAACCGGACTCGACGGCGGCCTAAAGGCCCTCCGCGACCAGCCGTTCGGTGTGTACATGCTGGCCGCCGTCGGCGCTGGCCTGATCTGTTATGGCATCTTCATGATGGTGCGGGCCAAACTGGCGAAGATGTAA
- a CDS encoding zf-HC2 domain-containing protein — protein MSGSEMHQLLGAYLLGGLAPAEALTFEQHLGGCAECRQELDDLASLPALLDALPVPDAVALGAAATAGREPEQPAPAPAGVPRRMLDELSSRRRQARRRWTAALAAAAAACLALGILAAPLINPPPKPDASYSVQASDGPQITVGMVKKTWGTELSVDGRSLPLEGTFSLWVKDSAGTEDRACAWTATPSGRVRITGATPVQLANIASIEMRNGQQQTVAFIAVPQG, from the coding sequence GTGAGCGGCTCCGAAATGCACCAGCTGCTCGGGGCCTACCTGCTCGGCGGCCTGGCGCCCGCGGAGGCCCTAACCTTCGAACAGCACCTGGGCGGCTGTGCGGAGTGCCGGCAGGAACTTGACGACTTGGCCAGCCTTCCGGCACTGCTGGACGCGCTTCCGGTGCCCGACGCCGTCGCCCTCGGCGCCGCGGCCACGGCGGGGCGGGAACCGGAGCAGCCGGCTCCCGCCCCGGCCGGCGTACCGCGACGGATGCTCGACGAACTGTCCAGCCGGCGCCGGCAGGCACGACGCCGCTGGACCGCGGCGCTCGCGGCGGCGGCAGCGGCCTGCCTCGCCCTGGGAATCCTCGCTGCGCCGCTGATTAACCCGCCGCCCAAACCGGACGCCAGCTACTCGGTGCAGGCCAGCGACGGACCGCAGATCACCGTAGGGATGGTCAAAAAGACGTGGGGCACCGAGCTTTCCGTCGACGGCCGCAGCCTGCCGCTGGAGGGCACCTTCTCGCTTTGGGTGAAGGACAGCGCCGGCACCGAGGACCGAGCCTGCGCGTGGACGGCCACGCCCAGCGGCAGGGTCCGGATCACCGGTGCCACGCCCGTGCAGCTGGCCAACATCGCCAGCATTGAAATGCGCAACGGGCAGCAACAAACGGTGGCCTTCATAGCCGTGCCGCAGGGATGA